DNA sequence from the Fervidobacterium thailandense genome:
TGAACATTCGGAGCAATCTTAACATTATCGTAAAGTAGGTTCGGAAAAAATCGTCCGAAATCGAAAATCACGAATCGATGCGCTTTTTGGAATTTTGATTTTGTGAATCTGGACGGTTGAAGCATAAATACAACGATTAAGCACGATTTTATGTTATGGATTAGTTGCGAGAAATCGTGTGATGGGGATGTTTTACGAGTGATTGTGAAAAAGTGCTTTACACGATTTCGTGCGTTTTGGTATGTGTTGTTGAGTGTGCGCTGTTTGAATTATACCACAAAGTTGTTGATTTTTCCACACAAAAGTGCGGAAATTCTTGCTGGAGTCCGTCCCCACTGACCATAAACAACGCTGGAACTGTCACACTGTAAACAAGCTTTGAAGATACTCGCAAAAGTATCCCCGAATTTTCTCATGGGAATAGGAGCAGTGGTTTTGACAACTCCGGTGCGGTTAAGGTTGTAAGCTAACACACCGCACGAAGAATCCTCGCACTTCAGCGCGGGAAGTAGGTCAAAGTACCAGCTGTATCAACATAGTAAGTTCCTGTCAAAGCTCCATGTTTTATTCTGAGCTCGGGAAACTGTTCGGCAAGTTTTTTAGCCGTAATGCCCTTGAAGAGGTTAACCAACTGTGCTGGCGAGAATTTTTGTGGGGCTGATATGAACATATTGACACGGCCCAGGTGGATAGACGAGGACAAAATCACTATATATTATGATCCTTAGCGATTTCGTGCAGCAGATTTTTTAAAAACATGACAGCAGTACTGGCGAGGATGCTACGTTTGCATTTTGGTATCCACACAAAATAGTAGTTTAGGTTATAGTGGGCTCGTCGTGTTTTTCGAGCGGCAAACAAGTTTCTGTCATGTTATCCGAAAAGGTTGATACTCCTCCTCTTCACCGAGTACAACTCTTGCATAGTGGCGAGCTTGTTTTTCAAAAATCGTGCGTACATAATTTTCCTCTCCATCTAAATGGTATTTTAATTTCTGTCTCAGGAATTCTTCGAAATTTGAGATGTATTTTCTCATTCCATCCTTTGTGAAATAAACTATATCGTTTTCTCGTTTTTCAAAGTCCTCCGGCACAATTTTCTTCAAATTTATGAGATTCAGAACAAAAGAGTCTACAATAGGGTTCCTAAATTCTTCAACAAGGTCGAAAAGTAGTGCCTGCTTTGCTACGTCTATTGTGTGAAGATTCCCAAGGTATGGATCTAAACCAACTGCGTTCAGAGCAAGTAGCATTTCAACGTAGAGAAAGTAGTATCCCAAAGAAAGCATCGCGTTTACTTCATCTTTTGGAGGATGCGCGGTACGCTGTTGAAAGTTTAAGTTTTCCGATTTAATACACTTTCTGAATCCTGCAAAATATATTTTCGATCCGAGACCTTCGTACCCTCTGACTTCATCTACATCTTTTGACTTTTCGACTTTTTCGATAGTTATTCTCAGTCCTGCACGCTCGTCACTCAGTGTTCCTTTAGGAAGTAGTTTGCTTTTTGCTGTGAGAAAGTCGTAGTAATTCATAAGCTTTCCTTTCACTATTGATTTTGCCATTTTCAGCCGAAAATTCTGATCTAAGGAACGTTCGTATTGCTTTAGTCGTAGTAAAACGTTCCGATGTTCATCCGTATACAACTTGCCACGATACCGACCGTGTTGCGTCATGAATATGACCTCTATTTTGTTGTCTAAGCAGTAGTTGATCATGTTGGTTGTCATGGTTATGTTTCCCAGGAGATTTATGCGTTCTATCTTTTTCAGTGGAACCTCGTCAAGAACTTTTTTGGCTTTGAGGACAACCATTCTTCCGTCTCTTTTAGCTAAAACGGCTCCTTGTTCCATGATGTATATTATCATACCACCACCTCTTCGAGATGATTTCAGTACTTGTCAGAAGAAGTAGGGAATGTAAAACTTCCATTCGCCCCCGAGGAGCGCAATTTTGTCGGTGATGTAAATGGGATAGGGTATACTCAGTGTCGTGTAAGGTGTTGGGTGGTATAAAATAGTTGCCTTGTAGACTGCTTTCATTATTTCTTCGTTACCCATGTCGGTGTTATTAACACGGATACGAATCTCAACTCCCTTTTGGTTGTGGTATGTCTTCGGAAAGTAGACACACATTTCGTTTGTAATTTTTATAACATGCTCTTGTAG
Encoded proteins:
- a CDS encoding transposase, producing MFISAPQKFSPAQLVNLFKGITAKKLAEQFPELRIKHGALTGTYYVDTAGTLTYFPR
- the cas1 gene encoding CRISPR-associated endonuclease Cas1; translated protein: MIIYIMEQGAVLAKRDGRMVVLKAKKVLDEVPLKKIERINLLGNITMTTNMINYCLDNKIEVIFMTQHGRYRGKLYTDEHRNVLLRLKQYERSLDQNFRLKMAKSIVKGKLMNYYDFLTAKSKLLPKGTLSDERAGLRITIEKVEKSKDVDEVRGYEGLGSKIYFAGFRKCIKSENLNFQQRTAHPPKDEVNAMLSLGYYFLYVEMLLALNAVGLDPYLGNLHTIDVAKQALLFDLVEEFRNPIVDSFVLNLINLKKIVPEDFEKRENDIVYFTKDGMRKYISNFEEFLRQKLKYHLDGEENYVRTIFEKQARHYARVVLGEEEEYQPFRIT